In Sulfurisphaera javensis, a single genomic region encodes these proteins:
- a CDS encoding YncE family protein — translation MSIRKVGLNLVLFLLTILLFSLTFNVYGISHIEGTQNNNAKSYSTKDLSKLGILSEASIVLTHIEFKTLTIKVGSSPAYAIYDPKNNYIYVLNSRSNTVSVIANTSVIANISVEPNPVLGVYDPTNGYIYVVDNSSFSVSVISNTTVITTISLGTPPTSALSPPFYNHIYITDAIYDPANGYIYLVDYSGENIIVISDTSVIANIPIGFNPISATYDPANTDVFVADFCNPTFNIPSNQVSIISGTSIIGSIKVEVEPYSVTYDPSNGYLYITNYLAGTISVVSSTPTPYTINAGGLLTTATYNPSNGYVYFMDPGDNTVVVVSGTSIITSIKAFAPKCGVYDQANGYVYVLGDGVVYIINNTQLLYTITVGENPVSAVYDPINGYVYVVNEDSNSVSVIYSVTYLPSSSTVSTSSAPIISSSTTSSVSSSNNYFIFLVLIVVIASVFAVVGGILTIKRGVRSLLL, via the coding sequence ATGTCTATTAGAAAAGTAGGTTTAAATCTCGTCTTATTTTTGCTGACTATTTTATTGTTTAGTTTAACTTTCAACGTTTATGGAATTTCTCATATAGAGGGTACTCAAAATAATAATGCTAAATCTTACTCTACAAAAGATTTATCAAAACTTGGTATTCTATCTGAAGCATCTATTGTTCTTACTCATATTGAATTTAAAACTTTAACTATTAAAGTAGGTTCTTCGCCAGCATATGCAATTTACGATCCAAAAAATAACTATATTTATGTATTAAATTCAAGATCTAATACAGTTTCAGTTATAGCTAACACATCAGTTATAGCTAATATCTCCGTAGAGCCAAATCCAGTTTTAGGAGTTTATGACCCCACTAATGGTTATATATACGTGGTTGATAATAGCTCATTCTCTGTCTCTGTTATTTCTAATACAACCGTTATCACAACAATATCTTTAGGTACTCCACCTACTTCAGCCTTAAGTCCACCATTTTATAATCACATTTATATAACTGATGCGATTTATGACCCAGCTAACGGTTATATATATCTTGTTGACTATAGTGGTGAAAATATTATAGTAATCTCTGATACTTCTGTTATAGCGAATATACCAATAGGATTTAACCCTATTTCCGCTACTTATGATCCAGCTAACACAGATGTATTTGTAGCAGATTTTTGTAATCCAACTTTTAATATCCCTTCTAATCAAGTTTCAATCATTTCAGGCACATCAATTATTGGATCTATTAAGGTTGAAGTTGAACCTTACTCTGTTACTTACGATCCCTCAAATGGGTATTTGTACATAACAAATTATTTAGCTGGAACAATATCAGTTGTTTCTAGTACTCCTACTCCATATACAATAAATGCTGGTGGTTTACTTACAACAGCTACTTACAATCCTTCGAATGGCTACGTATACTTTATGGACCCTGGAGATAATACTGTAGTAGTTGTTTCTGGTACTTCCATTATAACTTCAATTAAAGCTTTTGCACCTAAGTGTGGTGTTTACGATCAAGCTAACGGTTACGTTTATGTTTTAGGAGATGGAGTTGTGTATATAATAAATAATACTCAATTATTGTACACAATAACTGTAGGGGAAAATCCAGTAAGTGCAGTATACGATCCTATAAACGGTTACGTTTATGTGGTTAATGAAGATTCTAATTCTGTTAGTGTCATTTATTCCGTTACTTATCTCCCTAGCTCCTCTACAGTTTCAACTTCTTCTGCTCCTATAATTTCTAGTTCGACTACTTCTTCAGTTAGTTCTTCTAATAATTATTTCATATTTTTAGTGCTAATAGTAGTGATTGCAAGTGTTTT